One region of Chryseobacterium sp. SORGH_AS_0447 genomic DNA includes:
- the xth gene encoding exodeoxyribonuclease III, with amino-acid sequence MKIATYNVNGVNGRLPVLLKWLQEADPDIVCLQELKAPQEKFPETSIHEAGYHAIWKGQKSWNGVAILAKKNLEITEVQRELPGDEDDVQSRYIEAIIGQIVICCLYLPNGNPFPGPKFEYKLDWLKRFKKRTNDLIKMDLPAILIGDFNIIPTPFDVHKPEKWEDDALFRPEVRKAFADLLKKGWTDSIRTLFPEEKIYTFWDYLYKAYSRDAGIRLDHILLNPYLKPRLQSGGVDKHVRGWEKSSDHAPVWIELKEV; translated from the coding sequence ATGAAAATTGCAACATACAACGTGAACGGCGTAAACGGTCGGCTTCCTGTGCTCCTTAAATGGTTACAGGAAGCCGACCCTGATATTGTATGCCTGCAGGAACTCAAGGCACCGCAGGAAAAATTTCCTGAAACATCTATTCATGAGGCTGGCTATCATGCCATATGGAAAGGGCAGAAAAGCTGGAACGGGGTGGCCATTCTCGCTAAAAAAAACCTGGAAATTACCGAAGTACAAAGAGAACTGCCAGGTGATGAAGATGATGTCCAGAGCCGTTATATAGAAGCCATCATCGGCCAGATAGTAATATGCTGCCTTTATCTCCCGAATGGAAATCCGTTTCCGGGCCCGAAATTCGAATATAAATTAGACTGGCTCAAGCGTTTTAAAAAACGTACCAATGACCTCATTAAAATGGATCTTCCGGCAATACTAATCGGAGATTTTAATATTATCCCCACTCCTTTTGATGTTCACAAACCGGAAAAATGGGAAGACGATGCCTTATTCCGGCCTGAAGTACGTAAAGCCTTTGCCGATCTTTTAAAAAAAGGCTGGACCGATTCCATCCGCACCCTATTTCCGGAAGAAAAAATCTACACATTCTGGGATTATCTCTATAAAGCGTATTCACGTGATGCAGGTATTCGGCTGGATCATATTCTGCTGAATCCGTACCTGAAACCAAGGCTGCAGTCCGGAGGTGTTGACAAACACGTTCGCGGCTGGGAAAAAAGCAGTGATCATGCTCCTGTCTGGATTGAATTGAAAGAGGTATAA
- a CDS encoding DUF4142 domain-containing protein — protein sequence MKKTILALLAVGTMVACKKNETTTANESADSTAMSAPADTGMATSTTDSASTMNQNTAASTSLSDQDKKFADAAAKGGMMEVMMGDLAKTNAQNATVKSLGSMMVKDHGKANNELKAWAATAKYTLPTTLDADQQKQYDELKAKKGAEFDRAYTDLMVTDHKKDIAEFKKEASGGTETSLKSFASNTLPTLEHHLMESEKAQAAVK from the coding sequence ATGAAAAAGACAATTTTAGCCCTATTAGCCGTTGGAACTATGGTGGCTTGTAAGAAAAACGAAACAACAACAGCAAACGAATCAGCCGACAGCACCGCTATGTCTGCACCTGCAGATACGGGAATGGCAACATCCACAACCGATTCGGCTTCAACCATGAACCAAAACACTGCGGCATCTACTTCTTTAAGCGATCAGGACAAAAAATTTGCTGATGCGGCAGCCAAAGGAGGTATGATGGAAGTCATGATGGGTGACCTGGCCAAAACCAATGCCCAGAATGCTACTGTAAAATCATTAGGATCAATGATGGTAAAAGATCATGGAAAAGCCAATAATGAACTGAAAGCATGGGCTGCTACGGCCAAATATACGCTTCCTACAACCCTTGATGCGGATCAGCAGAAACAGTACGATGAACTGAAAGCTAAAAAAGGAGCGGAATTCGACCGTGCCTATACCGATCTTATGGTAACTGATCATAAAAAGGATATTGCAGAATTTAAGAAAGAGGCTTCGGGAGGTACGGAAACTTCACTGAAATCTTTTGCAAGCAACACACTGCCTACCTTAGAGCATCACTTAATGGAATCTGAAAAAGCGCAGGCTGCAGTGAAATAG
- a CDS encoding lycopene cyclase domain-containing protein, giving the protein MLQYTYLLINFFTVIICFIFSFHPKIKFNRHFGAFFSASLIVAVVFIIWDAWFTKIGVWWFNDRYLIGIRLLKLPVEEILFFFCIPFSCMFTYFCLDKFFKLDWKPLREKAFVLICILLALMIGIYFIDKIYTSLTFITTAFSLAVLHFALKVRWIGKASFIYLLLMPGFLMVNGILTGTGLESPIVNYNPKDFIGIRILTIPIEDTVYGYELILWNIFFFQKFRKKEVAENQQVIN; this is encoded by the coding sequence ATGCTGCAATATACTTACCTTCTTATCAATTTCTTTACCGTAATTATTTGCTTTATCTTCTCCTTTCATCCAAAAATCAAATTCAACAGGCATTTCGGAGCCTTTTTTTCGGCATCATTAATCGTGGCAGTGGTTTTTATTATCTGGGATGCATGGTTTACCAAAATAGGGGTATGGTGGTTTAATGACCGCTACCTGATCGGAATCCGGTTACTTAAACTACCGGTTGAAGAAATCCTTTTCTTTTTCTGTATTCCCTTTTCTTGTATGTTTACATATTTCTGTCTGGATAAGTTTTTTAAGCTTGACTGGAAACCTTTGCGGGAGAAAGCTTTTGTACTGATATGTATTTTGCTGGCTTTGATGATCGGAATTTATTTCATCGATAAAATTTACACCAGCCTTACTTTCATCACGACGGCATTCAGCCTGGCTGTTCTGCATTTTGCTCTCAAAGTACGGTGGATCGGCAAAGCTTCATTCATATATCTTCTTTTGATGCCCGGCTTTTTGATGGTTAATGGTATTTTAACCGGAACCGGGCTGGAATCTCCGATCGTAAATTACAATCCGAAAGATTTTATAGGAATCAGGATTCTAACTATTCCTATTGAAGATACCGTCTATGGCTACGAACTTATTTTATGGAATATCTTCTTTTTTCAGAAATTCAGAAAGAAAGAAGTGGCTGAAAACCAACAGGTAATAAATTAA
- a CDS encoding sterol desaturase family protein: MNFLIVAATFFIMEGITWLTHKYIMHGFLWALHKDHHDHSNDGPMEKNDYFFVIFALPTIMLMYYGTIQGFNYWFYIAVGIALYGMAYFFVHDIFIHQRLKVLRDTENPYLLAIRRAHKQHHKHIGKEEGECFGFLWVPVKYFKMYFNKKK; encoded by the coding sequence ATGAATTTTCTTATCGTGGCAGCTACTTTCTTCATTATGGAAGGGATTACCTGGCTTACTCATAAATACATCATGCACGGATTTCTCTGGGCGCTTCACAAAGATCATCACGATCACAGCAATGACGGACCCATGGAAAAAAATGATTATTTTTTTGTGATTTTTGCGCTTCCAACCATTATGCTGATGTACTACGGCACCATACAGGGCTTCAATTATTGGTTCTACATTGCTGTTGGAATTGCCCTGTACGGAATGGCGTATTTCTTCGTACACGATATTTTCATCCACCAGCGTCTGAAAGTACTTCGTGATACCGAAAATCCATATTTGCTGGCGATTAGAAGAGCCCATAAACAGCATCACAAGCATATCGGAAAGGAAGAAGGCGAATGCTTTGGTTTTCTTTGGGTTCCCGTGAAGTATTTTAAGATGTATTTTAATAAAAAAAAATAA
- a CDS encoding phytoene/squalene synthase family protein — protein sequence MKKLFDELSYKVSKQTTQQYSTSFSLGILALSSSIRNPIYAIYGYVRLADEIVDSFHDFNKERLLLKFKEETFQALEDRISLNPILQSFQETVHRYNIDRKLIIQFLKSMEMDLQKIDYNSDLYKEYILGSAEVVGLMCLQIFVNGDKKQYEALKPSAMILGSAFQKVNFLRDMKDDYYTLGRSYFPNLDMTSFDNNVKLSIEKEIEEEFRQALVGIKKLPASSRFGVYLAYKYYISLFKKIKRKSAEKILSERIRISNSAKISLMMSCYVQYKTSLL from the coding sequence ATGAAAAAATTATTTGACGAACTTTCTTATAAAGTCAGTAAACAAACTACCCAGCAGTACAGCACCAGTTTTTCCTTAGGAATTCTCGCCCTATCCTCATCGATCAGAAATCCGATCTATGCCATTTACGGCTATGTACGTCTTGCCGATGAAATCGTAGACAGCTTCCACGATTTCAATAAAGAAAGACTGTTGCTGAAATTTAAGGAAGAAACATTTCAGGCTCTCGAAGACCGTATTTCACTGAACCCGATTTTACAGTCGTTCCAGGAAACGGTACACCGGTATAACATCGACCGCAAGCTGATCATCCAGTTTCTGAAAAGTATGGAGATGGATCTTCAGAAAATCGATTACAATTCAGACCTTTACAAAGAATATATCCTCGGATCCGCAGAGGTAGTGGGACTGATGTGTTTACAGATTTTTGTAAACGGCGACAAAAAGCAGTATGAGGCATTGAAGCCTTCTGCCATGATTTTGGGTTCTGCCTTTCAGAAAGTGAACTTCCTGAGAGATATGAAAGATGATTATTATACATTGGGAAGAAGCTATTTTCCAAATCTGGATATGACATCATTTGACAATAATGTAAAGCTTTCCATCGAAAAAGAAATAGAGGAGGAGTTCAGACAGGCTTTAGTCGGCATAAAGAAACTTCCGGCTTCTTCAAGGTTCGGAGTCTATCTTGCCTACAAATATTATATTTCTTTATTTAAGAAGATCAAGAGAAAATCGGCAGAAAAAATCCTGAGTGAAAGAATAAGAATATCAAACAGTGCGAAGATTTCTCTGATGATGAGCTGCTACGTACAGTACAAAACCTCTTTATTATAG
- a CDS encoding NAD(P)/FAD-dependent oxidoreductase encodes MKKKIAIIGSGFSGLSAAAYASKEGHEVHLFEKNSDIGGRARHFKTDNGYTFDMGPSWYWMPDIIESFFEDFGKKSSDFYQLVPLDPQFEMVFSDGTMNIPQNYEEMKALFENTEAGAGKKLDEFMEDARYKYEVGMQDFVNKPCHSWFEFLSPKIAKSALKLDLLTNFQRFVRKYFKDPKLIVLMEFPVIFLGAAPKDIPALYSLMNYGGYKLGTWYPMGGFSKIIDAMKNIAETQGTHFYVNSNVEKINVQDKKVSSLTVNDKTIDFDAIIASSDYHHTESRLLPQELRNYDDDYWENRIFAPSCLIFYLGFKEKIPNLKHHTLFFENDLGLHTEEIYKDKKWPTKPLFYACCPSKTDSSVAPENCENVFLLMPVAPGIEDSEEIRERYFMEMILRLEKHTGASDLLLKIDYKKSYCVKDFKEDYNAYQGNAYGLANTLSQTAVLKPSLKNKKVKNLFYTGQLTVPGPGVPPSIISGKIAATEATKN; translated from the coding sequence ATGAAAAAGAAAATTGCAATAATAGGATCAGGGTTTTCAGGATTGTCTGCAGCAGCTTATGCTTCTAAAGAAGGACACGAAGTACACCTGTTTGAAAAGAACAGTGATATCGGAGGCAGGGCAAGACATTTTAAAACCGATAACGGCTATACCTTTGATATGGGGCCGAGCTGGTACTGGATGCCCGATATTATTGAATCTTTCTTTGAGGACTTCGGTAAAAAATCTTCTGATTTTTACCAGCTTGTTCCGCTTGATCCGCAATTTGAAATGGTTTTTTCAGACGGGACAATGAATATTCCACAAAATTATGAAGAGATGAAAGCGCTTTTCGAAAACACGGAAGCGGGAGCTGGCAAAAAATTAGACGAATTTATGGAAGATGCCCGCTACAAATACGAAGTGGGAATGCAGGATTTCGTAAATAAGCCCTGCCACTCCTGGTTTGAATTCCTTTCACCGAAAATTGCAAAAAGTGCCCTGAAGCTGGATCTGCTGACCAACTTTCAGCGCTTTGTAAGAAAATATTTTAAGGACCCTAAGTTGATTGTATTAATGGAGTTCCCTGTAATCTTTTTAGGCGCCGCACCCAAGGACATTCCTGCGTTATACAGTTTAATGAATTACGGAGGATACAAATTAGGGACCTGGTATCCGATGGGCGGCTTCTCTAAAATTATTGACGCAATGAAAAACATTGCCGAAACGCAGGGAACCCATTTTTATGTAAATTCCAATGTAGAGAAGATTAATGTACAGGATAAGAAAGTTTCTTCCTTAACCGTTAACGATAAAACCATCGATTTTGATGCCATCATTGCTTCTTCAGACTATCATCATACAGAATCCCGTCTTCTTCCTCAGGAGCTGAGGAATTACGATGATGACTATTGGGAAAATAGAATATTCGCACCGTCATGCCTTATATTTTATTTAGGATTTAAAGAAAAAATTCCTAATCTGAAGCACCATACCTTGTTTTTTGAAAATGATCTTGGCCTTCATACCGAAGAGATCTATAAAGATAAAAAATGGCCTACCAAACCACTGTTCTATGCCTGCTGTCCTTCAAAAACAGATTCGTCAGTGGCGCCTGAAAACTGCGAAAATGTTTTCCTGCTCATGCCGGTTGCACCGGGAATTGAAGATTCGGAAGAAATCCGGGAAAGGTATTTTATGGAAATGATCCTTCGGCTTGAAAAACATACCGGGGCATCCGATCTTTTACTGAAAATTGATTATAAAAAAAGCTATTGTGTAAAGGATTTTAAAGAAGATTACAACGCCTATCAGGGAAATGCATATGGTCTGGCTAACACCTTATCCCAGACCGCGGTATTGAAACCCTCTCTGAAGAATAAAAAAGTAAAAAACCTATTTTATACAGGCCAGCTTACCGTTCCGGGGCCGGGAGTTCCGCCTTCCATCATTTCAGGAAAAATTGCTGCCACCGAAGCCACCAAAAATTGA